In the genome of Bombus affinis isolate iyBomAffi1 chromosome 7, iyBomAffi1.2, whole genome shotgun sequence, one region contains:
- the LOC126918525 gene encoding general transcription factor IIH subunit 4 isoform X1, with the protein MSNTISGKNLLRPAGLQCKNLQEYLKSRPPEVLNKLYHNPPICLAVFRELPVIAKHYVMRLLFVEQPVPQAVIASWCSKLHFEEHQKVVLILNELNVWKEASIPGGLPGWILNTTFKKNLKIVLLGGGKPWTMSNQLETDSKPRDVAFLDSYALERWECVLHYMVGSQQQEGISADAVRILLHAGLMKRDEADGSPVITQAGFQFLLLETASQVWYFILQYLDTIEARGLDLVECLTFLFQLNFSTLGKDYSTEGMSEGLSTFLQHLREFGLVYQRKRKAGRFYPTRLALNIATGQNKPLSRDPEKEGYIVVETNYRVYAYTNSNLQVALLGLFCEMLYRFPNLVVSILTRDSVRQALKSGITAAQIVGYLQQHAHGKMIEAGPPVLPPTIVDQIKLWENERNRFIFSEGVLYSQFLSQTDFEVLRDHALSTGVLIWQNERKRTIVVTKAGHDDVKKFWKRYSKGSS; encoded by the exons atgtcaAATACAATAAGTGGAAAAAACTTGTTACGACCAGCTGGATTGCAATGTAAAAATCTTCAAGAATATTTAAAATCACGTCCACCAGAAGTATTAAACAAATTATATCATAATCCTCCAATTTGCTTGGCTGTGTTTCGGGAATTGCCAGTAATAGCAAAACATTATGTTATGCGATTATTATTTGTTGAACAACCTGTACCTCAAGCGGTTATTGCCTCCTGGTGTTCTAAACTTCATTTTGAGGAACATCAAAAAGTAGTTTTGATACTAAATGAACTAAATGTATGGAAAGAAGCATCAATACCAGGTGGACTACCTGGATGGATTTTAAATACTACATTCAAGAAAAACTTAAAAATCGTTCTTTTGGGAGGTGGAAAACCATGGACAATGTCAAACCAATTAGAAACTGATAGTAAACCTAGAGATGTTGCATTTTTAGATTCATATGCATTAGAAAGGTGGGAATGTGTTTTACATTACATGGTTGGTTCACAACAGCAAGAAG GTATATCTGCTGATGCTGTTAGAATTCTTTTACATGCTGGCTTGATGAAGCGTGATGAAGCTGATGGAAGCCCAGTTATTACACAAGCAGGTTTTCAATTTTTGTTATTGGAAACTGCATCGCAG GTGtggtattttattttacaataccTAGATACAATAGAAGCAAGAGGACTTGACCTAGTTGAATGTCttacttttttatttcaattaaatttctcGACACTTGGTAAAGATTACAGTACTGAAGGAATGTCCGAAGGTCTGTCAACatttttacaacatttaagAGAATTTGGTTTGGTTTATCAAAGAAAACGAAAAGCTGGAAG ATTTTATCCCACAAGATTAGCATTAAATATTGCAACTGGACAAAATAAACCATTGTCTAGAGATCCAGAGAAGGAGGGTTACATTGTTGTTGAAACAAATTACAGAGTATATGCTTATACAAACTCGAATTTACAAGTAGCTTTACTTGGACTATTTTGTGAGATGTTATATAG GTTTCCAAACCTGGTTGTGTCAATATTAACAAGAGATTCTGTACGTCAAGCTCTGAAAAGTGGAATTACTGCTGCCCAAATTGTAGG TTATTTGCAGCAACATGCTCATGGTAAAATGATAGAAGCAGGTCCTCCAGTTTTACCACCAACTATAGTAGATCAAATTAAATTATgggaaaatgaaagaaatagaTTCATATTTAGTGAAGGAGTTTTATATAGTCAATTTCTTTCTCAAACTGATTTTGAAGTCCTTAGAGATCATGCTCTTTCTACTGGAGTACTAATTTGGCAAAACGAAAG GAAACGGACTATAGTAGTTACGAAAGCAGGTCATGACGATGTAAAAAAATTTTGGAAACGATATTCCAAAGGCTCCAGTTAG
- the LOC126918525 gene encoding general transcription factor IIH subunit 4 isoform X3, whose amino-acid sequence MSNTISGKNLLRPAGLQCKNLQEYLKSRPPEVLNKLYHNPPICLAVFRELPVIAKHYVMRLLFVEQPVPQAVIASWCSKLHFEEHQKVVLILNELNVWKEASIPGGLPGWILNTTFKKNLKIVLLGGGKPWTMSNQLETDSKPRDVAFLDSYALERWECVLHYMVGSQQQEGISADAVRILLHAGLMKRDEADGSPVITQAGFQFLLLETASQVWYFILQYLDTIEARGLDLVECLTFLFQLNFSTLGKDYSTEGMSEGLSTFLQHLREFGLVYQRKRKAGRFYPTRLALNIATGQNKPLSRDPEKEGYIVVETNYRVYAYTNSNLQVALLGLFCEMLYRFPNLVVSILTRDSVRQALKSGITAAQIVGNMLMVK is encoded by the exons atgtcaAATACAATAAGTGGAAAAAACTTGTTACGACCAGCTGGATTGCAATGTAAAAATCTTCAAGAATATTTAAAATCACGTCCACCAGAAGTATTAAACAAATTATATCATAATCCTCCAATTTGCTTGGCTGTGTTTCGGGAATTGCCAGTAATAGCAAAACATTATGTTATGCGATTATTATTTGTTGAACAACCTGTACCTCAAGCGGTTATTGCCTCCTGGTGTTCTAAACTTCATTTTGAGGAACATCAAAAAGTAGTTTTGATACTAAATGAACTAAATGTATGGAAAGAAGCATCAATACCAGGTGGACTACCTGGATGGATTTTAAATACTACATTCAAGAAAAACTTAAAAATCGTTCTTTTGGGAGGTGGAAAACCATGGACAATGTCAAACCAATTAGAAACTGATAGTAAACCTAGAGATGTTGCATTTTTAGATTCATATGCATTAGAAAGGTGGGAATGTGTTTTACATTACATGGTTGGTTCACAACAGCAAGAAG GTATATCTGCTGATGCTGTTAGAATTCTTTTACATGCTGGCTTGATGAAGCGTGATGAAGCTGATGGAAGCCCAGTTATTACACAAGCAGGTTTTCAATTTTTGTTATTGGAAACTGCATCGCAG GTGtggtattttattttacaataccTAGATACAATAGAAGCAAGAGGACTTGACCTAGTTGAATGTCttacttttttatttcaattaaatttctcGACACTTGGTAAAGATTACAGTACTGAAGGAATGTCCGAAGGTCTGTCAACatttttacaacatttaagAGAATTTGGTTTGGTTTATCAAAGAAAACGAAAAGCTGGAAG ATTTTATCCCACAAGATTAGCATTAAATATTGCAACTGGACAAAATAAACCATTGTCTAGAGATCCAGAGAAGGAGGGTTACATTGTTGTTGAAACAAATTACAGAGTATATGCTTATACAAACTCGAATTTACAAGTAGCTTTACTTGGACTATTTTGTGAGATGTTATATAG GTTTCCAAACCTGGTTGTGTCAATATTAACAAGAGATTCTGTACGTCAAGCTCTGAAAAGTGGAATTACTGCTGCCCAAATTGTAGG CAACATGCTCATGGTAAAATGA
- the LOC126918516 gene encoding cleavage and polyadenylation specificity factor subunit 1 has product MYSICKSTHPATGVEHAITCYFFNRSEKCLAVAGANIIRIFRLIPDVDITKKEKYTESRPPKMKLECLSQYTLHGNVMSMQAVTLVGSQRDSLLLSFRDAKLSVVEYDQDTHDLRTVSLHYFEEEEIRDGWTNHHHIPIVRVDPEGRCAVMLIYGRKLVVLPFKKDPSLDDGDLLDNSKALSNKTPILSSYMIVLKSLEEKMDNIIDLQFLHGYYEPTLLILYEPVRTFSGRIAVRQDTCAMVAISLNIQQRVHPIIWSVSNLPFDCYQAVPVKKPLGGTLIMAVNSLIYLNQSIPPYGVSLNSLAETSTNFPLKPQEGVKISLEGSQVAFISSDRLVISLKSGELYVLSLFADSMRSVRGFHFDKAAASVLTSCVCMCEDNYLFLGSRLGNSLLLRFTEKEPENLQNTNENEIILEENETEETPAKKIKQDFIGDWMASDVLDIKDPEELEVYGSERETHTSIQITSYIFEVCDSLLNIGPCGNISMGEPAFLSEEFSHSQDPDVELVTTSGYGKNGALCVLQRSIRPQVVTTFELPGCEDMWTVIGTLNNDEQIRPEAEGSHAFLILSQEDSTMILQTGQEINEVDQSGFSTQGSTIFAGNLGANRYIVQVTQMGVRLLQGIEQIQHMPIDLGCPIVHASCADPYVTLLSEDGQVMLLTLREGRGTAKLHAQAANLLFRPQIEALCAYRDVSGIFTTQLPENVEDEAPEEEHNIEEPPIVGNIDNEDDLLYGDAPAFQMPTPSHTKTSEGISKRTPWWQKHLQEIKPTYWLLVYRDSGTLEIYSLPDLRLSYLIRNFGYGQYVLHDSMESTTLQTTPVNEIPNPEMQVREILMVALGHHGNRPMLLVRLDSELQIYQAYRYPKGHLKLRFKKLDHGIIPGQLRPKLRDEDIPMMNETRHCMMRYFSNIAGYNGVFICSDYPHWIFLTGRGELRTHPMGIDGPVTSFAPFNNINCPQGFLYFNRKEELRICVLPTHLSYDAPWPVRKVPLRCTPHFVTYHLESKTYCVITSIAEPLKSYYRFNGEDKEFTEEERPERFIYPSQEQFSIVLFSPVSWETIPNTKIELDQWEHVTCLKNVSLAYEGTRSGLKGYIVLGTNYNYGEDITSRGRILIFDIIEVVPEPGQPLTKNRFKQIYAKEQKGPITAITQVSGFLVSAVGQKIYIWQLKDNDLVGVAFIDTQIYIHQMLSIKSLILIADVYKSISLLRFQEEYRTLSLVSRDFRPAEVYTIEYLIDNTNLGFLVADGESNMALFMYQPESRESLGGQKLIRKADFHLGQKVNTFFRIRCRVSDPANDKKHFSGADKRHVTMYASLDGSLGYILPVPEKTYRRLLMLQNVLVTHICHIAGLNPKAYRTYKSHIRTQGNPARGIIDGDLVWRYFYLPNNEKIDVAKKIGTRVQEIIEDLTEIDRQTAHF; this is encoded by the exons ATGTATTCAATATGTAAAAGTACTCATCCGGCTACAGGAGTAGAGCACGCAATAACGTGTTACTTTTTTAATCGTTCAGAAAAATGTCTCGCAGTAGCCGGCGCaaatattattagaatatttcgTTTAATTCCAGATGTGGATataacaaagaaagaaaaatacacag AATCGCGTCCACCAAAAATGAAATTAGAATGTTTATCTCAATATACTTTACACGGAAATGTAATGTCAATGCAAGCTGTAACTCTTGTTGGATCTCAAAGAGATTCTCTTTTGTTAAGCTTTCGTGATGCAAAATTATCAGTTGTAGAGTATGATCAAGATACACATGACCTTAGAACAGTATCTCTACATTActttgaagaagaagaaatacgg GATGGGTGGACAAATCATCACCATATTCCAATAGTTAGAGTAGATCCTGAAGGTAGATGTGCAGTAATGTTAATATATGGTAGAAAATTAGTTGTCTTACCTTTCAAGAAAGATCCAAGTCTTGATGATGGAGATTTATTAGATAATTCAAAAGCGTTATCCAATAAAACTCCTATATTATCATCATATATGATTGTACTAAAAAGCTTAGAAGAGAAAATGGATAATATAATAGATTTACAATTTTTACATGGTTATTATGAACcaacattattaatattatatgaaCCAGTAAGGACATTTTCTGG ACGTATTGCAGTTAGACAAGATACTTGTGCTATGGTTGCAATATCATTAAACATTCAACAAAGAGTGCACCCTATAATTTGGTCTGTGTCAAATTTACCATTTGATTGCTATCAAGCAGTACCAGTGAAGAAACCACTTGGTGGTACTTTAATTATGGCAGTAAATTctcttatttatttaaatcaaAGTATACCACCTTATGGAGTATCCTTAAATAGTCTAGCAGAAACCAGTACAAATTTTCCATTAA AACCACAAGAAGGAGTAAAAATAAGCTTAGAAGGTTCACAAGTTGCATTTATATCTTCAGATCGTTTGGTCATTTCATTAAAAAGTGGAGAATTGTATGTGTTATCCTTATTTGCGGATAGTATGCGTTCAGTAAGAGGTTTCCATTTTGACAAAGCTGCAGCAAGTGTATTAACATCATGT GTGTGCATGTGTGAAGATAATTATCTGTTTCTTGGATCACGCCTTGGTAACTCACTGTTATTAAGATTTACTGAAAAAGAACcagaaaatttacaaaatacgAATGAGAACGAAATAATACTCGAAGAAAATGAAACTGAAGAAACTCCAgcaaaaaaaataaaacaagattTCATAGGAGATTGGATGGCATCTGATGTATTAGATATAAAAGATCCAGAAGAATTAGAAGTGTATGGAAGTGAGAGAGAAACGCATACTTCCATCCAGATCACATCATATATATTTgaa GTATGTGATAGTTTGTTAAATATTGGTCCATGTGGCAACATATCTATGGGTGAACCAGCTTTTCTATCAGAAGAATTCTCACATAGTCAAGATCCTGATGTTGAACTTGTTACAACTTCTGGATATGGTAAAAATGGGGCACTTTGTGTCCTTCAACGTTCTATTCGGCCTCAA GTTGTTACTACATTTGAATTGCCAGGATGTGAAGATATGTGGACTGTTATTGGTACATTAAATAACGATGAACAAATAAGACCGGAAGCAGAAGGAAGCCATGCTTTTTTAATTCTAAGTCAAGAAGATTCAACAATG ATACTGCAAACTGGTCAAGAAATTAATGAAGTAGATCAAAGTGGATTCAGTACACAAGGAAGTACAATATTTGCTGGAAATCTTGGTGCAAATAGATACATAGTGCAAGTTACTCAAATGGGTGTGCGCCTTCTACAAGGAATTGAACAG ATTCAACACATGCCCATAGATCTTGGATGTCCAATTGTACATGCAAGCTGTGCAGATCCTTATGTGACATTACTTTCCGAAGATGGACAAGTCATGTTATTGACTCTGAGAGAAGGGCGCGGAACTGCAAAATTGCATGCTCAAGCAGCCAATTTATTATTC CGTCCTCAGATAGAAGCATTATGTGCTTATAGAGACGTTAGCGGAATATTTACAACACAATTACCTGAAAATGTAGAAGATGAAGCGCCTGAAGAAGAACATAATATAGAAGAACCACCTATTGTTGGTAATATTGATAATGAAGATGATCTACTGTATGGTGATGCACCAGCTTTTCAAATGCCTACACCATCACATACTAAAACATCCGAAGGGATATCTAAAAGAACTCCTTG GTGGCAAAAACATTTACAAGAGATAAAACCAACATATTGGTTATTAGTATATAGAGATAGCGGAACGCTAGAAATTTATTCTCTTCCTGATTTACGCTTATCCTATCTTATCCGCAATTTTGGATATGGACAATATGTGTTACATGATAGTATGGAATCTACAACATTACAAACAACGCCTGTAAATGAAATTCCTAACCCTGAAATGCAG GTGCGAGAAATTTTAATGGTAGCATTGGGTCATCATGGAAATAGGCCAATGCTGTTAGTACGACTTGATTCTGAACTTCAGATTTATCAAGCATATAGATATCCAAAAGGTCATTTAAAattaagatttaaaaaattagatCATGGTATAATACCAGGACagttaag GCCAAAACTAAGGGATGAGGATATACCTATGATGAATGAAACTCGACATTGCATGATGCGTTATTTTAGTAATATCGCTGGATACAATGGTGTATTTATTTGCAGTGATTATCCTCATTGGATATTTCTTACAGGACGTGGTGAATTACGTACTCATCCAATGGGTATTGATGGTCCTGTTACCTCATTTGCAccttttaataatataaattgtcCACAAGGATTTCTATATTTCAATAGAAAG gaAGAATTGAGAATATGTGTTTTACCAACTCATTTATCATATGATGCTCCATGGCCTGTTAGAAAAGTACCATTACGATGTACACCACATTTTGTTACATATCATCTTGAAAGTAAAACTTACTGTGTAATAACAAGTATAGCTGAACCACTTAAAAGTTATTATAGATTCAATGGTGAAGATAAG gaatttacaGAAGAAGAACGACCAGAACGATTTATTTACCCTTCACAAGAACAATTTTCAATAGTATTGTTTTCACCTGTTTCATGGGAAACTATTCCTAATACTAAAATTGAACTTGATCAGTGGGAACATGTTACTTGTTTAAAGAACGTTTCTCTAGCTTATGAAGGTACACGATCTGGTTTAAAAGGTTACATAGTATTGGGAACAAATTATAATTATGGCGAAGATATTACAAGCAGAGGAAGG ATACTTATATTTGATATAATTGAAGTTGTACCTGAACCTGGTCAACCTTTAACAAAAAATAGATTCAAACAAATTTATGCAAAAGAACAAAAAGGTCCGATTACTGCAATTACACAAGTATCTGGCTTTCTAGTGTCAGCAGTTGgtcaaaaaatttatatttggcAATTGAAAGATAATGATCTTGTTGGAGTTGCTTTCATAGATACACAAATTTACATTCATCAAATGTTAAGCATTAAAAGCTTAATTTTAATAGCTGATGTATATAAATCTATTAGTTTATTAAGATTTCAAGAAGAATATAGAACATTATCTCTTGTCAGTAGA GATTTCAGGCCAGCTGAAGTTTATACTATTGAATACTTAATTGACAATACTAATTTAGGATTTCTTGTGGCTGATGGTGAAAGTAATATGGCTTTATTTATGTATCAACCAGAATCGCGAGAAAGTCTTGGAGGACAAAAACTGATTAGAAAAGCTGATTTTCATCTTGGACAGAAAGTAAACACATTTTTTCGTATAAGATGCAGAGTTTCAGATCCAGCAAATGATAAAAAGCATTTCTCTGGTGCAGATAAAAGACATGTTACTATGTATG cATCACTTGATGGTAGTCTTGGTTATATCTTACCCGTACCAGAAAAAACATATAGAAGACTA
- the LOC126918525 gene encoding general transcription factor IIH subunit 4 isoform X2: MSNTISGKNLLRPAGLQCKNLQEYLKSRPPEVLNKLYHNPPICLAVFRELPVIAKHYVMRLLFVEQPVPQAVIASWCSKLHFEEHQKVVLILNELNVWKEASIPGGLPGWILNTTFKKNLKIVLLGGGKPWTMSNQLETDSKPRDVAFLDSYALERWECVLHYMVGSQQQEGISADAVRILLHAGLMKRDEADGSPVITQAGFQFLLLETASQVWYFILQYLDTIEARGLDLVECLTFLFQLNFSTLGKDYSTEGMSEGLSTFLQHLREFGLVYQRKRKAGRFYPTRLALNIATGQNKPLSRDPEKEGYIVVETNYRVYAYTNSNLQVALLGLFCEMLYRFPNLVVSILTRDSVRQALKSGITAAQIVGYLQQHAHGKMIEAGPPVLPPTIVDQIKLWENERNRFIFSEGVLYSQFLSQTDFEVLRDHALSTGVLIWQNERV, encoded by the exons atgtcaAATACAATAAGTGGAAAAAACTTGTTACGACCAGCTGGATTGCAATGTAAAAATCTTCAAGAATATTTAAAATCACGTCCACCAGAAGTATTAAACAAATTATATCATAATCCTCCAATTTGCTTGGCTGTGTTTCGGGAATTGCCAGTAATAGCAAAACATTATGTTATGCGATTATTATTTGTTGAACAACCTGTACCTCAAGCGGTTATTGCCTCCTGGTGTTCTAAACTTCATTTTGAGGAACATCAAAAAGTAGTTTTGATACTAAATGAACTAAATGTATGGAAAGAAGCATCAATACCAGGTGGACTACCTGGATGGATTTTAAATACTACATTCAAGAAAAACTTAAAAATCGTTCTTTTGGGAGGTGGAAAACCATGGACAATGTCAAACCAATTAGAAACTGATAGTAAACCTAGAGATGTTGCATTTTTAGATTCATATGCATTAGAAAGGTGGGAATGTGTTTTACATTACATGGTTGGTTCACAACAGCAAGAAG GTATATCTGCTGATGCTGTTAGAATTCTTTTACATGCTGGCTTGATGAAGCGTGATGAAGCTGATGGAAGCCCAGTTATTACACAAGCAGGTTTTCAATTTTTGTTATTGGAAACTGCATCGCAG GTGtggtattttattttacaataccTAGATACAATAGAAGCAAGAGGACTTGACCTAGTTGAATGTCttacttttttatttcaattaaatttctcGACACTTGGTAAAGATTACAGTACTGAAGGAATGTCCGAAGGTCTGTCAACatttttacaacatttaagAGAATTTGGTTTGGTTTATCAAAGAAAACGAAAAGCTGGAAG ATTTTATCCCACAAGATTAGCATTAAATATTGCAACTGGACAAAATAAACCATTGTCTAGAGATCCAGAGAAGGAGGGTTACATTGTTGTTGAAACAAATTACAGAGTATATGCTTATACAAACTCGAATTTACAAGTAGCTTTACTTGGACTATTTTGTGAGATGTTATATAG GTTTCCAAACCTGGTTGTGTCAATATTAACAAGAGATTCTGTACGTCAAGCTCTGAAAAGTGGAATTACTGCTGCCCAAATTGTAGG TTATTTGCAGCAACATGCTCATGGTAAAATGATAGAAGCAGGTCCTCCAGTTTTACCACCAACTATAGTAGATCAAATTAAATTATgggaaaatgaaagaaatagaTTCATATTTAGTGAAGGAGTTTTATATAGTCAATTTCTTTCTCAAACTGATTTTGAAGTCCTTAGAGATCATGCTCTTTCTACTGGAGTACTAATTTGGCAAAACGAAAG AGTATGA